A region from the Gemmatimonadaceae bacterium genome encodes:
- a CDS encoding twin-arginine translocase TatA/TatE family subunit — MNFGNFGFGEILIILVIVLLLFGAKRIPEIAGSLGKGINEFKRNLSDAQKQITDAPRTEQRIAPGTPVDAREEERPEPKRLMQ; from the coding sequence ATGAACTTCGGCAACTTCGGCTTCGGCGAGATTCTCATCATCCTCGTGATTGTGCTGCTGCTCTTTGGAGCCAAGCGCATCCCCGAGATTGCCGGATCCCTCGGCAAGGGCATCAACGAGTTCAAGCGCAACCTGAGCGACGCCCAGAAGCAGATCACCGACGCGCCGCGCACCGAACAGCGGATCGCCCCGGGGACCCCGGTCGACGCCCGCGAGGAAGAGCGCCCGGAACCCAAGCGCCTCATGCAGTAA